Proteins from a single region of Pirellulales bacterium:
- the asnB gene encoding asparagine synthase (glutamine-hydrolyzing): MCGITGAVWTDAAKRIERETLVAMTDVLRHRGPDDQGFYETCVALPGAGESSIGVGLGHRRLSIIDVAGGHQPLSNEDGTVWIVFNGEIYNFRDLRRRLDGAGHHFRTSSDTETLVHLYEDEGIGFLEHTEGMFALAIWDGRQRQLVLARDRLGKKPLVYRHEPGRLLFASELKSLLQVADVPRAIDPAAVDEFLAYQYVPHPRTIFHGIHKLPPAHYAVYRDGGLQVGCYWKPDFSREVNRSTADYQAELRELMTRAVEKRLQSEVPLGAFLSGGIDSSIVVALAQQLTHEPVKTFSIGFPIAEYDETSYAREVARHLGTDHHEERVEPDSVNILPKLIWHYDEPFGDSSAIPTYYVSQMTRRHVTVALSGDGGDELFAGYTRYKAVALANVFDRLPGAMKKIVANDLWQRLPSGGRQRSPLRRFKRFAGVLAESPLRRYFDWMSIFNEPQRASLYSDAFVDALPDEDPIAFLAAAFARSAGRDAVTTASLADLVTYLPCDLMTKVDIASMAHGLECRAPFLDSHVVELAVGMPARLKLRGMGGKRILLDTFGPLLPKSLLTRGKMGFGVPLSHWFRHELREFTQDVLLDPATLSRGYFRPDAVRRLVNDHLADTFDHGFRLWSLLVFELWQRQWVDAAVLAAR; encoded by the coding sequence ATGTGTGGAATCACCGGAGCCGTCTGGACAGACGCCGCGAAACGCATCGAGCGCGAAACGCTCGTGGCGATGACCGACGTGCTGCGCCACCGCGGCCCCGATGATCAAGGTTTTTATGAGACGTGCGTGGCGCTTCCCGGCGCCGGCGAATCATCGATCGGTGTCGGGCTCGGCCATCGCCGGCTGTCGATCATCGACGTTGCCGGCGGCCATCAGCCCCTTTCCAATGAAGACGGCACGGTGTGGATCGTTTTCAACGGTGAGATCTACAACTTCCGCGATTTGCGACGCCGGCTCGACGGGGCAGGACATCACTTCCGTACCTCCAGCGATACTGAAACCCTCGTGCATCTTTACGAAGACGAGGGGATCGGCTTTCTTGAACACACCGAAGGAATGTTCGCCCTGGCAATCTGGGACGGTCGTCAGCGGCAATTGGTGCTTGCCCGCGACCGGTTGGGCAAGAAGCCACTCGTATATCGGCACGAGCCGGGTCGCCTGCTCTTTGCCAGCGAGCTGAAGAGCCTGCTGCAAGTGGCCGACGTGCCGCGCGCTATCGATCCCGCCGCCGTCGATGAGTTCCTGGCCTATCAATATGTGCCCCACCCGCGGACGATCTTTCACGGCATCCACAAGTTGCCGCCGGCGCACTACGCCGTGTATCGCGACGGCGGGCTGCAGGTCGGCTGCTATTGGAAGCCGGATTTTTCGCGCGAAGTGAATCGTTCTACGGCCGACTATCAGGCCGAGCTGCGCGAACTGATGACCCGCGCCGTGGAAAAGCGCCTGCAAAGCGAAGTGCCGCTGGGGGCGTTTCTATCCGGCGGTATCGATTCGTCGATTGTCGTCGCGCTTGCGCAACAATTGACGCATGAACCGGTGAAGACCTTCTCGATCGGCTTTCCAATCGCCGAATACGACGAAACAAGCTACGCCCGCGAAGTAGCCCGGCACTTGGGAACCGACCATCACGAAGAGCGGGTCGAGCCGGACAGCGTGAACATCCTGCCGAAACTCATCTGGCACTACGACGAGCCGTTTGGCGACAGCTCGGCGATCCCCACGTATTACGTCTCGCAAATGACGCGGCGGCACGTCACCGTGGCCCTCTCGGGCGACGGTGGCGACGAGTTGTTCGCCGGCTACACGCGCTATAAAGCGGTCGCCCTGGCGAACGTCTTTGACCGGCTGCCAGGCGCAATGAAGAAAATCGTGGCCAACGACCTCTGGCAGCGCTTACCGAGCGGCGGTCGACAGCGTTCGCCGCTGCGCCGCTTCAAGCGCTTTGCGGGCGTGTTGGCCGAGTCGCCGCTGCGGCGCTATTTCGATTGGATGTCGATTTTCAACGAGCCGCAGCGCGCCTCGTTGTACAGCGACGCATTTGTTGATGCGTTGCCGGACGAAGATCCCATCGCGTTTCTGGCCGCCGCTTTCGCGCGCAGCGCGGGGCGCGATGCGGTCACCACGGCCAGCCTTGCTGACCTGGTGACGTATTTGCCGTGCGACCTGATGACCAAGGTCGATATTGCCTCGATGGCACATGGTCTGGAGTGCCGGGCGCCGTTTCTTGATTCTCACGTTGTCGAGCTGGCCGTGGGGATGCCAGCGCGACTGAAACTGCGCGGCATGGGCGGCAAACGGATCCTGCTCGATACGTTTGGCCCGCTACTGCCCAAGTCGCTCCTGACGCGGGGGAAGATGGGCTTCGGGGTGCCACTTTCGCATTGGTTCCGCCACGAGCTGCGCGAGTTCACGCAAGACGTGCTTCTCGATCCCGCCACATTGTCGCGTGGTTACTTCCGGCCCGACGCAGTTCGCCGGCTCGTCAACGATCATCTGGCCGACACCTTCGATCACGGGTTCCGGCTGTGGTCGCTCTTGGTTTTCGAACTCTGGCAGCGCCAATGGGTGGACGCCGCCGTGCTGGCCGCCCGATAA